One genomic window of Spirochaetota bacterium includes the following:
- a CDS encoding leucyl aminopeptidase, which translates to MDIVVKDYRDFVKDKGDALIVFSYEGEDIENIYIPSVTKLIRSVLKSENFTSKFGEVLVIYKNSIPNKAKFSKILVIGCGNRSKMSVDAVRRLGSVISKNTTKYNYSSVLITSGWYVKGLDKQLSFRALLEGILLGTYKFDRFLSKKEDKIVVLERVVIQKPKRLELDYEKTIDRVRIVVEGVFFARDLQNTPSNVATPTYIANIAKEECSKVGVKVKIIDRKEAESLGMNLFLAVAKGSAEEPKFVVMEYEGGGDKWYGLVGKGVTFDTGGISLKPSEKMEDMKFDMSGAAAVIASVVTIAKLKMKVNVVGITPLTENMPGGRATKPGDIVRGMGGIYVEIINTDAEGRLIMSDAFEYIKRYKPEFVIDIATLTGACVVALGHEAAGLMGNDDRLKEIVKKSSERTYERVWELPLWDDYDEYIKSNFADVKNVGNRYAGAITAAAFMKKFVDYPWCHLDIAGVAYTDKEKYYISKGGTGFGVRLFVDLLENLSE; encoded by the coding sequence ATGGACATAGTAGTGAAGGATTACAGGGATTTTGTGAAGGACAAAGGTGATGCATTAATTGTATTCAGCTATGAGGGAGAAGATATTGAGAACATTTACATACCTTCGGTAACCAAACTAATAAGAAGTGTACTAAAATCAGAGAATTTCACATCAAAATTTGGGGAAGTGTTAGTTATTTATAAAAATTCCATACCTAACAAAGCAAAGTTCAGTAAAATACTTGTGATAGGTTGTGGTAACAGGAGTAAAATGAGTGTAGATGCTGTGAGGAGATTAGGAAGTGTAATATCAAAGAATACTACAAAATACAACTATTCCTCCGTTTTGATAACTAGTGGATGGTATGTGAAAGGGCTTGATAAACAACTTTCGTTCAGGGCACTCTTGGAAGGTATTCTGTTAGGAACTTATAAGTTTGATAGGTTTCTATCAAAAAAGGAAGATAAAATAGTGGTTCTTGAAAGGGTAGTTATTCAAAAGCCAAAGAGGTTGGAGTTAGATTACGAGAAGACTATAGATAGGGTTCGTATAGTAGTTGAAGGAGTGTTTTTTGCTAGAGACCTTCAGAACACACCATCAAATGTTGCAACTCCTACCTACATCGCTAATATTGCTAAGGAAGAGTGTAGTAAAGTTGGTGTAAAGGTAAAGATAATAGATAGAAAAGAAGCGGAAAGTCTTGGAATGAACCTTTTTCTTGCGGTTGCAAAAGGAAGTGCTGAAGAACCTAAATTTGTCGTTATGGAGTATGAAGGTGGAGGAGATAAATGGTATGGATTGGTTGGTAAGGGTGTAACTTTTGACACAGGTGGTATATCTCTTAAACCATCTGAGAAGATGGAAGATATGAAGTTTGATATGAGTGGTGCAGCTGCGGTTATAGCATCAGTTGTGACGATTGCTAAACTCAAGATGAAGGTTAATGTGGTTGGGATAACACCTCTAACCGAGAATATGCCGGGTGGGAGAGCAACAAAACCTGGAGATATAGTGAGGGGTATGGGTGGAATATATGTGGAAATTATCAATACTGATGCAGAAGGACGACTCATAATGTCTGATGCATTTGAATACATAAAGAGGTATAAACCAGAATTCGTTATAGACATTGCTACACTTACAGGAGCTTGTGTTGTAGCCTTGGGTCATGAAGCAGCAGGGCTTATGGGGAACGATGATAGATTGAAAGAGATTGTAAAAAAATCTTCAGAAAGAACCTATGAAAGGGTATGGGAATTGCCACTTTGGGATGATTACGATGAGTACATAAAGAGCAATTTTGCTGATGTTAAGAATGTGGGGAACAGATATGCCGGCGCAATAACTGCTGCTGCATTTATGAAGAAGTTTGTAGATTATCCTTGGTGCCATCTTGATATCGCAGGTGTCGCTTACACAGACAAGGAGAAGTATTATATATCAAAAGGAGGAACAGGTTTTGGTGTTAGATTATTTGTTGACTTACTAGAAAACCTCTCAGAGTGA
- a CDS encoding heme-copper oxidase subunit III — protein sequence MENRIKSLDAHQHHTSIWPFIAGISVFFVLLGFIFYFVYEIQIVGVMLIGMSIAVIIFSSAGWAKEIFYIGHDEKLGTRGIIWFICAEVVIFGVIIVSFISSRVQYFEQWVQTIPKFNYYLVGILTLILWASSYTIWKAEKALEHNHINSYRLWLVATMLLGTLFLVLHIYEWTHLWEEGFTISASIFGTGFYSLTGVHASHVLVGILIQLVLLINSSKASGYITPIKACSLYWHFVDIAWLFVASTAYIVGGYGRF from the coding sequence ATGGAAAATCGTATAAAAAGTTTAGATGCCCATCAACACCATACGAGTATATGGCCTTTTATAGCAGGTATTTCAGTGTTCTTTGTTCTTCTTGGTTTCATATTCTACTTCGTTTATGAGATACAGATAGTGGGAGTAATGCTCATCGGTATGAGCATAGCGGTAATAATATTCAGTTCAGCGGGTTGGGCTAAAGAAATATTCTACATTGGGCACGACGAAAAGCTTGGCACGCGAGGTATCATCTGGTTTATATGTGCGGAGGTTGTGATATTCGGAGTGATAATAGTGTCATTTATATCATCTAGAGTTCAGTATTTTGAGCAATGGGTTCAAACAATACCGAAGTTCAACTACTATCTCGTTGGAATACTTACACTTATACTATGGGCTTCAAGTTATACTATATGGAAAGCAGAAAAAGCACTAGAACATAACCATATAAACTCTTATAGGTTATGGCTTGTTGCTACCATGCTTCTTGGAACTCTGTTTCTAGTCTTACACATCTACGAATGGACACACCTTTGGGAAGAAGGTTTTACAATATCTGCTAGTATATTTGGAACAGGTTTTTATTCACTCACAGGAGTCCATGCATCACACGTTTTGGTTGGTATCCTAATACAACTTGTCCTACTCATAAATTCTTCAAAAGCATCAGGATACATAACGCCTATAAAAGCGTGTAGTTTATACTGGCATTTCGTTGATATTGCTTGGCTTTTCGTTGCTTCTACCGCTTATATAGTAGGCGGCTATGGGAGGTTCTAG
- a CDS encoding riboflavin synthase: MFSGIIKHTGIIVKGLYGKRDGYISVESNGIPELTYVGGSVAVNGVCLTVVEKTGNSLSFFVSYETSERTTLSQLEEGTIVNLELPATPSTFLDGHIVLGHIDTVGKVTTIEKVERSYKLTVSIPRHFIRYIVYKGSVAIDGISLTVYELDDDNSTFSIAVIPSTYEMTNIKQLRVGNPVNVEFDVIGKYVERFFLLGRNPLTDGSKNSLLDKLKKFMDY, from the coding sequence ATGTTTTCAGGAATAATCAAACACACAGGTATCATCGTTAAAGGACTATATGGTAAAAGAGATGGTTATATTTCAGTAGAGAGCAATGGAATACCTGAATTAACTTATGTTGGAGGTAGTGTTGCTGTTAATGGTGTTTGTTTGACTGTTGTTGAAAAGACAGGAAACTCTCTATCATTCTTCGTAAGTTATGAAACTTCGGAGAGAACTACACTATCCCAACTGGAAGAGGGAACAATAGTAAATCTTGAATTACCAGCAACACCTTCAACATTCCTAGACGGTCACATCGTGCTAGGACACATTGATACTGTAGGTAAGGTTACTACGATAGAGAAAGTTGAGAGGTCTTATAAACTTACTGTATCCATTCCTAGACATTTTATTAGGTATATCGTGTACAAAGGTTCGGTAGCAATTGACGGAATTAGTCTAACAGTTTATGAACTTGATGACGATAACTCAACTTTTTCAATAGCAGTCATACCGTCCACATACGAAATGACTAACATAAAGCAACTAAGAGTTGGAAATCCTGTGAATGTTGAATTTGATGTAATAGGAAAATATGTAGAGAGGTTCTTCCTATTAGGAAGAAACCCCTTAACAGATGGAAGCAAGAACAGTCTGCTTGACAAACTGAAAAAGTTTATGGATTACTAG
- a CDS encoding STAS domain-containing protein yields the protein MEVATEIVGNDIVKVKVKGELSIFYIDPFESVVQKNIIDGKVKFIFDLREVTYIDSMGIGLLSIAANNAFQKGEKVVVIVTNPKIKYTLNVSRLHDVISIVESEEEALKLFGK from the coding sequence ATGGAAGTCGCAACTGAGATAGTTGGTAATGATATTGTCAAGGTTAAAGTTAAAGGAGAATTGAGTATATTTTACATTGATCCCTTTGAAAGTGTAGTTCAAAAGAATATAATTGACGGCAAAGTCAAGTTTATTTTTGATTTAAGAGAAGTAACATACATTGACTCTATGGGGATTGGCCTTTTATCCATAGCAGCTAATAATGCCTTCCAAAAAGGTGAGAAGGTTGTAGTTATAGTAACAAACCCTAAGATAAAATATACATTAAATGTATCCAGACTACATGATGTAATAAGTATAGTGGAGTCAGAAGAAGAAGCACTAAAATTATTCGGAAAGTAG
- a CDS encoding ATP-binding protein, translating into MVFKKKILSTFSDLKDLENDIEWFMKINRIPGSEVYDVKMAIHEYILNIMEHGYHWSQDKEIILEASIEKSDNNLEINITIQDFAPKFEISKEKILKSVNNRSFRGRGLLMIMTFIDDLIYDSSFEEGNRVIMKKSLKITS; encoded by the coding sequence ATGGTCTTCAAGAAAAAAATCCTATCTACCTTTTCTGATTTAAAAGATCTTGAAAATGATATTGAATGGTTTATGAAGATCAACAGAATACCAGGTAGTGAAGTCTATGATGTGAAAATGGCAATTCATGAGTATATACTAAATATTATGGAACACGGATACCATTGGAGTCAAGACAAAGAAATAATATTAGAAGCATCAATTGAAAAAAGTGATAATAACCTAGAAATAAATATAACTATTCAAGACTTCGCACCAAAGTTTGAGATATCCAAGGAAAAGATATTAAAATCCGTTAATAACAGAAGCTTCAGAGGGAGAGGATTACTAATGATAATGACATTCATTGATGACCTTATCTACGATAGTTCTTTTGAGGAAGGAAATAGAGTAATTATGAAGAAATCTCTGAAAATCACTTCATAG
- a CDS encoding SCO family protein translates to MRFVWILILITLSINAFSTPSARQPVSFLDPSVMIIEEKYYIGKIIKDFKFVLEDGTTHSIREFIKDKPTIILPLFYKCMTGCPIILSTTLRNISRINRDFNLLVLSFDSNDTVEDMIHFRESHYGDYTDKRVKYGILTSESVGIFTNSTGFKFFFSKRDNTFVHTLVLIFLSPEGKIVRYLIGSNPKEQNINLALAEASIGKFTINSVIDLAFLVCYTYDSNIRGYELNPTVVFGGLGALLVVLTLVTSIIVKRRNTQ, encoded by the coding sequence ATGAGGTTTGTTTGGATACTCATTCTGATAACATTATCCATAAATGCTTTCTCTACACCTTCGGCAAGACAGCCAGTCTCATTCTTAGACCCTAGTGTGATGATAATAGAAGAGAAATATTACATAGGTAAGATCATAAAAGATTTTAAATTTGTGCTTGAGGATGGGACTACACACTCAATAAGAGAATTCATAAAGGATAAACCTACCATAATACTGCCTCTCTTCTACAAGTGTATGACAGGATGCCCTATAATACTTAGCACAACTCTCAGGAACATTAGTAGAATAAACAGAGATTTTAATCTCTTGGTTCTTTCATTTGACAGTAATGATACTGTTGAAGATATGATTCACTTTAGAGAATCACATTACGGTGACTACACGGATAAGAGAGTAAAGTATGGTATTCTAACATCAGAAAGCGTCGGTATATTTACTAATTCAACGGGGTTCAAATTTTTCTTTTCCAAAAGGGACAATACTTTCGTTCATACTCTTGTTTTGATATTCCTCTCGCCAGAAGGAAAGATAGTAAGGTATCTAATAGGTTCAAATCCGAAAGAACAGAATATAAATCTCGCACTGGCTGAAGCCAGTATTGGAAAATTTACAATAAACTCGGTGATAGATCTAGCGTTCTTGGTTTGCTATACATACGATAGCAATATAAGGGGCTATGAACTCAATCCTACTGTGGTTTTTGGGGGTCTTGGAGCACTCCTAGTTGTTTTAACATTAGTAACCTCTATTATCGTTAAGAGGAGGAATACACAATGA
- a CDS encoding DUF2231 domain-containing protein → MRGILVFALVFITLIGLASSIFAAEDKIPASEVERIQVYPSITKIHPPTSHFGIGFPIFLLIVEFVYLIIRRKPDVVELIMVIVATGGVLLATASGLYIYYNMQEPTIKEAHELYEAHEILGITLGVIFIGILGLRILYEFIKEEKIKSLIRWIYVSALAFSCLLLLYQGWLGGVMVYEYGVGIIYQYMM, encoded by the coding sequence ATGAGAGGGATATTAGTTTTTGCGTTGGTTTTTATCACACTGATAGGGCTAGCTAGTAGCATTTTTGCTGCTGAAGATAAGATACCAGCGTCTGAAGTTGAGAGGATACAGGTTTATCCATCTATAACGAAGATACATCCACCTACAAGCCATTTCGGAATAGGTTTTCCCATATTCCTTTTGATTGTTGAATTTGTTTATTTGATCATAAGAAGAAAGCCAGATGTGGTGGAACTTATTATGGTAATAGTAGCAACGGGAGGAGTTTTGCTAGCTACTGCTAGTGGTCTATATATCTACTACAATATGCAAGAACCTACTATAAAAGAAGCGCATGAATTGTATGAAGCACACGAGATATTAGGAATAACACTGGGTGTCATATTCATAGGTATTCTGGGGTTGAGGATATTATATGAGTTTATCAAAGAAGAAAAAATTAAGTCACTTATTAGATGGATTTATGTATCGGCATTAGCGTTCTCATGTTTGCTACTCCTCTATCAAGGATGGCTCGGTGGAGTAATGGTATATGAGTATGGAGTAGGTATAATATACCAGTACATGATGTAA
- a CDS encoding transketolase family protein: MGDLQAKPTRDGFGEELLNLGYENENIIVLSADVEDSTRAEYFKKKFPNRFYNVGIAEQNLVGISAGLAKEGFTVFATSFAVFLTNRAYDFIRISVCYNNLNVKLCASHAGLMIGEDGATAQSLEDISIMSVLPNMRVVCPVDYIETKKITRYIAKEFGPFYMRLGRTPYPIVTSESDVFEFGKGRVLMEGEDLTIISYGVTVSESLKASEELRKEGISARVINMSTIKPFDEEIVLKSAEETGAIMVVEEHEVINGLGSMIARFLATKKPIPMEFVGVNDEFGVSGKPYELLERFGLDYKSIKEVAKRLIKRKKS, from the coding sequence ATGGGTGATTTACAAGCAAAACCTACTAGAGACGGATTTGGTGAAGAGTTATTAAACCTTGGATACGAGAATGAGAATATAATAGTTCTCTCAGCCGATGTTGAGGATTCAACTAGAGCAGAGTATTTTAAAAAGAAGTTTCCTAATAGGTTTTATAATGTTGGAATAGCAGAACAGAACTTGGTTGGAATCTCTGCAGGCTTGGCAAAAGAAGGATTCACAGTTTTTGCAACATCGTTTGCAGTCTTTCTAACAAACAGAGCTTATGACTTTATAAGAATATCTGTATGTTATAATAATCTGAATGTGAAGTTGTGTGCATCTCACGCAGGACTTATGATAGGAGAAGATGGTGCGACTGCCCAATCACTTGAGGACATTTCTATAATGTCTGTATTACCAAATATGAGAGTTGTTTGCCCTGTTGATTATATTGAGACGAAGAAGATAACTAGATACATAGCAAAGGAATTCGGACCATTCTACATGAGACTTGGTAGAACCCCTTATCCAATTGTTACCTCTGAAAGTGATGTGTTTGAATTTGGTAAAGGTAGAGTCTTGATGGAAGGTGAGGATCTTACAATTATATCATATGGTGTAACAGTTTCAGAAAGTTTAAAAGCCTCGGAGGAACTGAGGAAGGAAGGGATAAGTGCAAGGGTCATCAATATGAGCACTATAAAACCATTTGATGAAGAGATTGTCCTCAAGTCTGCTGAAGAAACCGGAGCGATAATGGTTGTTGAAGAACACGAAGTCATAAATGGACTTGGAAGCATGATAGCGAGATTCCTAGCTACAAAAAAACCTATACCTATGGAATTTGTTGGTGTAAATGACGAATTCGGGGTTTCTGGAAAACCTTACGAATTACTTGAGCGGTTTGGATTAGACTATAAATCTATCAAAGAAGTAGCGAAAAGATTAATCAAAAGGAAGAAATCTTAG
- a CDS encoding cbb3-type cytochrome c oxidase subunit I — protein sequence MEERAEDLEPGITSEGTSEESRHQHKEVKPWYSGGLKDWIFTTDHKKIGILYFFTSFIFFLLAGMMGMLIRYELTNPGIQLPSIAGQEGADLYNYLLTGHGTLMLLWWAVAVWTGAFGNFLIPLMIGAKDVAFPRLNAFSYWVFLGASVMVLLTAIPGNWIKMLWTAYPPFASNPNAGPVAYYSIIILLYGIAATAGSVNFVATIISMRTKGLSFRKMNLFTHTILGANLIQLFGVPSFLGAVTLLFLDRYIGTNFFNPEIGGDPLLYQNIFWFYSHPAVYVMMLPAFGIYSEVIATMSRKPIFGYVSMVLAIYLIALIGFLVWAHHMFAAGIPDWARVLFSYTTILVGVPTGIKIFNWLATMYKGAIRLTAPMLFVLGGLFMFLIGGLTGVLLSMVSANLGLTDSMFVVGHFHYVLGMSVTFAALAGILYWFPKVTGKMYNEKLGVWSFIFAFIGSNIFYFFQTFSGTLGISRRYADYPNILEWVLINQIQTFGSVLLFVGIVLFLINIIVSLRSGQKAPKNPWHSPSLEWSATDTPVMSNNFKKDHIEIHKDWHPYAYYKGYHEHF from the coding sequence ATGGAGGAAAGAGCTGAAGATTTAGAGCCAGGTATTACATCCGAAGGAACAAGTGAAGAATCTAGACATCAACATAAGGAAGTTAAACCTTGGTATTCTGGAGGACTAAAAGACTGGATATTCACGACAGATCACAAAAAGATAGGTATCCTATATTTTTTCACATCTTTTATATTCTTCTTGCTAGCAGGAATGATGGGAATGTTGATAAGGTATGAGCTTACAAACCCCGGTATTCAATTACCTAGTATAGCAGGACAGGAAGGTGCAGACTTATATAACTATCTACTTACAGGACATGGAACACTTATGCTTTTGTGGTGGGCTGTTGCGGTATGGACTGGTGCTTTTGGTAATTTTCTTATACCTCTTATGATAGGTGCTAAAGATGTTGCTTTTCCAAGATTGAACGCCTTTAGCTATTGGGTCTTTCTAGGTGCTAGTGTAATGGTTCTGCTTACTGCTATACCTGGAAATTGGATAAAAATGTTATGGACAGCATATCCACCGTTTGCTAGTAATCCAAATGCGGGACCAGTTGCTTATTACTCAATAATAATACTTCTTTACGGTATAGCTGCAACTGCTGGTTCTGTTAATTTCGTAGCAACGATAATATCAATGAGGACTAAAGGATTAAGTTTTAGAAAGATGAACTTATTCACTCATACCATATTAGGGGCTAATCTCATACAGTTGTTCGGAGTTCCGTCATTTCTCGGTGCCGTGACATTATTATTTCTTGATAGGTATATAGGGACAAACTTCTTCAATCCTGAGATTGGAGGTGACCCGTTGCTATACCAGAATATATTTTGGTTCTACTCTCATCCTGCCGTCTATGTTATGATGCTTCCAGCGTTTGGTATATATTCAGAAGTTATAGCGACAATGTCCAGAAAACCTATATTCGGATATGTATCAATGGTTCTGGCGATATATCTCATAGCACTGATAGGTTTTCTAGTTTGGGCACACCACATGTTTGCTGCAGGAATACCAGATTGGGCTAGAGTCTTATTCTCATATACAACAATACTGGTTGGAGTTCCTACTGGGATAAAGATATTCAACTGGCTTGCTACGATGTATAAAGGGGCAATAAGACTTACAGCACCTATGTTATTTGTGTTAGGTGGTCTTTTTATGTTCCTGATAGGAGGATTGACGGGTGTTCTACTCTCAATGGTTTCAGCGAACCTAGGATTGACAGACTCAATGTTTGTTGTTGGACACTTCCATTATGTTCTAGGTATGTCTGTTACATTCGCAGCACTAGCAGGGATACTCTACTGGTTCCCGAAGGTCACAGGTAAGATGTATAACGAAAAACTTGGCGTCTGGTCCTTCATATTTGCTTTCATAGGTTCAAATATCTTCTATTTCTTTCAGACATTCTCAGGAACTCTAGGAATTTCAAGAAGATATGCGGATTATCCAAATATTCTTGAATGGGTTTTGATAAACCAGATACAGACATTCGGTTCTGTTTTACTCTTTGTAGGAATAGTTTTGTTCTTGATAAACATTATTGTATCCCTAAGAAGCGGACAAAAAGCACCAAAGAACCCGTGGCATTCACCTTCTCTTGAATGGAGTGCTACTGATACACCTGTTATGAGTAATAACTTCAAGAAGGATCATATTGAAATTCACAAGGATTGGCATCCTTACGCATACTACAAAGGTTACCACGAACACTTTTAA
- the tyrS gene encoding tyrosine--tRNA ligase: MNLSLIKRGVIEIISESELVSKIERKGSLRVKFGADPSAPDLHLGHTVPLRKLRHFQELGHTVVFIIGDFTAMVGDPSGRNTSRKRLSRSEVIENAKTYQEQVFKILDKSKTEVRYNSEWFDRITFEEILNLTSKYTVARMLERDDFEKRYKSGNPISVMEFLYPLMQGYDSVMVNADVEIGGTDQKFNLLVGRELQIEYGQEPQVVITLPLLEGTDGVRKMSKSFGNYIGINDNPSDMFGKIMSIPDNLILKYFELLTDVSIEEIQTLKRDMENGANPRDIKAMLAREIVSFFYGTDTAIKSNEEFDRIFKEKQIPSDIEERELKTGEYNLVSLLSEMELVPSKSEVRRLIQGGGVYIDGERVRDINYLLKLEKEVVVRIGKRKFVKLIPR, translated from the coding sequence ATGAACCTGTCTCTTATCAAAAGAGGTGTTATTGAGATAATATCCGAGAGTGAGTTGGTCTCAAAAATAGAGAGGAAAGGAAGTTTAAGAGTTAAGTTTGGTGCTGATCCATCTGCTCCTGACCTTCATCTTGGACATACTGTTCCCTTAAGAAAACTCAGGCATTTCCAAGAACTTGGACATACCGTTGTATTCATAATAGGTGATTTCACAGCTATGGTTGGAGACCCTTCAGGTAGGAATACATCTAGAAAACGATTATCAAGAAGCGAAGTTATAGAGAATGCTAAAACCTATCAGGAGCAAGTTTTTAAAATATTGGATAAATCCAAAACGGAAGTAAGGTATAACAGCGAGTGGTTTGATAGGATAACCTTCGAAGAGATACTAAACTTGACTAGTAAATATACCGTTGCAAGAATGCTAGAAAGAGACGATTTTGAGAAGCGATACAAAAGCGGTAATCCAATATCTGTAATGGAGTTTCTATACCCACTTATGCAGGGGTATGACTCTGTTATGGTAAATGCAGACGTAGAGATAGGTGGAACAGACCAAAAGTTCAATTTGCTCGTCGGAAGAGAACTACAGATAGAATACGGTCAAGAACCTCAAGTTGTTATTACTTTACCACTACTTGAAGGAACTGATGGTGTTAGAAAGATGAGTAAAAGTTTTGGGAATTATATAGGTATAAACGATAATCCTTCCGATATGTTTGGAAAAATTATGTCAATACCAGATAACCTCATACTAAAATACTTTGAACTTCTTACTGATGTTAGCATAGAAGAGATCCAAACACTCAAGCGAGATATGGAAAATGGGGCAAATCCCAGAGATATAAAAGCAATGCTTGCTAGAGAAATTGTCTCTTTCTTCTACGGAACTGATACAGCAATTAAGTCCAATGAAGAGTTTGATAGGATATTCAAAGAAAAACAGATACCAAGTGATATTGAGGAAAGGGAATTAAAAACTGGAGAGTATAACCTAGTTAGCCTACTCTCAGAGATGGAACTGGTTCCTTCAAAAAGTGAGGTTAGAAGGCTGATACAAGGAGGAGGGGTATATATAGATGGAGAGAGAGTTAGAGATATAAATTACCTTCTAAAACTAGAGAAAGAAGTAGTCGTAAGGATAGGTAAAAGGAAGTTTGTCAAACTAATACCTAGATAG
- the coxB gene encoding cytochrome c oxidase subunit II — translation MNQDLISSILDLISKMVFPFLGTTEIIAQPRAYWDNSYTIWLIFSIIFFVGILLVGIYIVIRYRYVKGKNEEGAHIEGNTALEVVWIAIPTILALFLATLSFANFMYQRTLPADALEVKITAFMWGWEIEYPNGKVVSTYFNTEKPFEKDDSEKFYLPVGKKIKVLLSSRDVIHSFYVQPAMITEDAVPGRITYMWFQINKEGEYYAFCREYCGSWHSYMIAVLKVVSEEEFNKWLEQK, via the coding sequence ATGAACCAAGATTTGATATCAAGCATATTAGACCTTATATCAAAGATGGTATTCCCCTTCTTGGGGACTACCGAAATTATAGCACAACCAAGAGCGTATTGGGATAACTCTTACACTATTTGGTTGATATTCTCAATTATATTCTTCGTAGGAATATTGTTGGTAGGAATTTATATCGTTATAAGATACAGATACGTTAAAGGTAAAAATGAGGAAGGAGCACACATAGAAGGTAATACTGCCTTGGAAGTTGTTTGGATTGCGATACCTACTATACTTGCTTTGTTTCTTGCTACACTATCTTTTGCAAACTTTATGTATCAAAGAACATTACCTGCTGACGCACTAGAAGTTAAGATAACCGCGTTTATGTGGGGATGGGAAATTGAGTATCCTAATGGCAAAGTTGTATCAACTTACTTTAATACCGAAAAACCTTTTGAAAAGGATGATAGTGAAAAATTCTATTTACCTGTTGGTAAAAAGATAAAGGTTTTACTCTCATCTAGAGATGTTATTCACTCGTTCTATGTTCAACCAGCAATGATAACCGAAGATGCTGTCCCGGGAAGGATAACATATATGTGGTTTCAGATAAATAAAGAAGGAGAATACTATGCTTTCTGTAGGGAATACTGCGGTAGCTGGCACTCGTATATGATAGCAGTATTGAAAGTTGTAAGCGAAGAGGAATTTAATAAGTGGCTTGAACAAAAATAG
- a CDS encoding CBS domain-containing protein, protein MDLSKMKVRDLMVTPVYHVGIKDTLTKVVDKMIKSKISGVIVLDKDRPVGMIYATDLVKYIFAQDKAKDVVVEDIIEKQEEIVLQEDMLIKDALKLMIAKNRRKLPVVNKNGEVIGVFSIFDVVKHLIELL, encoded by the coding sequence ATGGATCTTTCAAAGATGAAAGTTAGGGATCTTATGGTTACTCCTGTATATCATGTCGGTATCAAAGATACTTTGACAAAGGTTGTTGACAAGATGATAAAGTCAAAGATAAGTGGGGTTATAGTTCTTGATAAAGACAGACCTGTCGGTATGATATATGCTACGGACCTGGTGAAATATATCTTCGCTCAGGACAAGGCAAAGGATGTCGTAGTTGAAGATATAATTGAGAAACAGGAAGAAATTGTTTTACAAGAGGATATGTTAATAAAGGATGCTCTAAAGCTAATGATAGCAAAGAACAGAAGAAAGCTCCCTGTGGTTAACAAAAACGGAGAAGTTATCGGTGTATTCAGTATTTTTGATGTAGTCAAACATCTCATAGAATTGCTATGA